The DNA sequence GAAATTTTGATAATTGGTATGGGAAGACATGTTCTAAGAATTGACACCACAAAAGTTGGAAATGGTGAGGCCTTTGTGACAGAGGACACTCTGAGGTGTCCTCTTGACAAGCTCATAGATGGTGTTCAGCTGGTGGGCACTCATGATGGAGAGGTGACTGATTTGTCAATGTGCCAATGGATGAGAAATCGTCTGGTATCTGCATCACATGATGGCACGGTTTGTATTTTCTTGCCTTAAGTAACTACTATGTGTTGTTTCTTTCAGTTCTATTTCTTTCTCTttgtgattttctaattttttatatttgtgttGAGGAACATTTATACGTAATGAGATACTTTTGCATAGATGACTAAACAATTGAGTGCACCATCCTCATTATTCCTATGTCCTACCAGTTTATATTTTTGTTTAGTTTGTAGtatgtcttagttttattttttggcAATTGTCAAATACTACAGATAAAGATCTGGGAAGATCGCAAGACACAGCCACTTGCGGTGATGAGACCACATGATGGGCATCCTGTTTTTTCTGCTACATTTTTCACTGCTCCCCACCGACCTGATCATATTGTTCTTATAACTGGTGTAAGTTCTTTCATCAAGTTTTTTAACATGTTGATTAGGTATTGCTGATTTTGCTATGTCCAGAAGTATGCGATAtgcaatttttttgaaaaatatatagttTCAATCAGGGTAACCTTCATATTATTTTGTCTAAAAGCATATAAAGTTTACTTACATTGTGGTTGTGATCTTTGTTATACATTTCTAATCtacttatatttatattatgtggTTTTATTTGAACTGTTTGTAGGGACCTCAAAATCGGGAAGTTAAGCTTTGGGTCTCAGCAAGTGAAGAAGGTTGGCTACTTCCAAGTGATGCTGAATCATGGAAATGCACGCAGACATTGGAGTTGAGGAGTTCAGCTCAACCATCTGTTAAGGACTCATTCTTTAATCAAGTTGCAGCATTGTCTCATGCAGGTCTGCTTTTACTTGCAAATGCTCAGAGGAATGCTATATATGCTGTACACTTAGAATATGGTTCTAATCCTGAATCAACACGCATGGATTATATAGCTGAGTTTACTGTGACCATGCCCATTCTGAGTTTTACTGGGACAAGTGATATATTACCTCATGGTGAACATATTGTTCAGGTTTATTGTGTTCAAACACAGGCCATTCAGCAGTATGCTTTGGATTTAGCCCAATGCCTGCCACCACCATTTGAAAATGTGGGACTAGAGAAGCCAGATTCCTCTGTTTCCCGAGATGCTGATGGATTCAGTACTGTGGACTCATCTGGTGTTAGAGCATCTGAAATGTCGTCAGCCAGTTCTGCTTCCAAAACAATGTCACAAGGTGGTAGCACTGAGAGTGCACTTGCTGGAAGATACCCTTTAAGCTCTGGCTATATTGAGGGACCTACTTCGGCTCCATCCAGTAGTGATGCTGATATTGTTTGTGTTCCATCTCCGCCTCTTCCTTTGAGCCCAAGGTTGTCTAGGAAACTGTCTGATTTCAGGAGTTCACAATCTAATTTGGGTGACCATGTTGGGGACCAATCCATTAATGATTATTCAGTTGACAGACAAATGCCTACTATTCATAGGAACTTGTCTGATGCACCACTGATGAATAATGATTTGAAGAATGATGAGAAAGTCAAACAGGATGATATTTCGAGCGTACTTAATCCCTCTGTTATGTTTAAGCAACCAACTCACCTGGTTACTCCTTCTGAAATCATTAAGGCCGGTTCTCCCCCTGAgacaaatataattgatagaaaTAGTGAAGGAGATACAAAGATCCCAGATGTGGTTGATTTGGGTAATGCTGAAGTAGAAGTGAAAGTGGTCGGTGAGGCTACACCTGATCAGAGCGATGAGTATAATCATCAGGGATCACAACAAAACCTACTTTCTGATGTTAAAGAAAAATACTTTTGCTCTCAGGCTTCAGATCTTGGTATTGAGATGACGCGAGAATGCTGTGCAATATCAGGGGGAACTTATATTACAGGGGAACCAGGGCAAGTTGATCTCAGTTTAGGGGAATCACTTTCCCAAACTTCTAATGCTGGTGAGGATGGACTGCAAGACTCGACAAAAGATGTGCACGAAAAGATTTCTAACTCATCTGCATCCATGACAGTACCACCTTCACCTGCACCTAACACAAAAGGGAAGAGACAGAAGGGCAAAAATTCTCAAGCATCTAGTCCATCTTCCCCATCTCCAAGTGCATGCAATTCAGTTGATTTGTCAAATGAAGtaggtggaagttcaaacctccCATCTGCTGAAAATGCATTTCATCAAATTCTAGCAATGCAAGAATCAATTAATCAGGTATCGTTCAGGAGTTTTGTGCTGGTCACATGAATAACTAATACTGTATTATATTCAATGTATTAATATGTGGAGGTTGTAAtgcattttgtatatttttaggaAAAAGCCTCATGATGCCAAGATTTTGTAGTACATATGTTCATTGAAAAGTGACCATCTAAATTAAAGCTTATATTTCCATATATTAGGAGCTTAAGGGCATGTAGGATGTATATGTTTGTACACCTATTGAATTTTAACCAAGTCAATATAGGATAAGCCAAGAAATTGTATTTTACAGGATTGTACTTAGTATGTTTTGGTAGTTTTACTTGCTGAAGATTTTTTTTCTCCTTGCTTGGCAGTTATTGACTATGCAAAAAGAGATGCAGAAGCAAATGACAATGATGGTTACAGTTCCAGTTACAAAAGAAGGTAGAAGGCTTGAGGCAGCCCTGGGGAGAACTATGGAAAAAGCTGTCAAGGCCAATATGGATGCTTTGTGGGCTCGAATTCAAGAGGAGAATGCAAAAAATGAAAAGTTGTTACGAGATCGTATTCAGCATGTTACAGGTTTGATTAGTAACTTTATGAATAAGGATCTACCAGCAATATTGGAGAAAATACTAAAGAAGGAAATAGCTTCAGTGGGTCCAGCTGCAGTCCGTGCAATGACCCCCACTATTGAGAAAATAATATCTTCAGCCATTGTAGATTCTTTCCAGGTTAGtgaattgtgtatatatatatcttcAGCCATTGGGTGTTAGATTGAACTCAATGAAGTTGTATTGTGGATCTAATAGACACTTTTTACCAGAGAGGAGTAGGTGATAAGGCAGTAAATCAACTTGATAAATCAGTCAATGCAAAACTTGAAGCCACTGTTGCCAGGCAAATTCAAGCACAGTTTCAGACAACTGGAAAACAAGTGCTTCAGGTCTCACTTGCTTTCACTTGAACTATGTtgtatattcattcaatctggcAATCTGGCATTTTTCTTTGTAAAAAAGAATTCATCATGTTCACCATTGTAAAATAATTTCTCTGTAGGATGCACTCAAATCCAGTTTTGAAATATCAGTGGTTCCCGC is a window from the Arachis hypogaea cultivar Tifrunner chromosome 1, arahy.Tifrunner.gnm2.J5K5, whole genome shotgun sequence genome containing:
- the LOC112791516 gene encoding enhancer of mRNA-decapping protein 4, which gives rise to MMSSPNHPQQHQHQHQQQQQQQQQQPPFDMHSFFNPPNPIPNPNNLTAPPSSSASYPPPFSAATTPFHHHHPLPLHPPHPPFPFDHHQLQHHHRSISFPTPPLQPPPTSSSSSALVSSPNAGARLMALLTNHDQQQQQQPQPPPQLPQQSSQPLSASAPISSMGMLSAANAAAAALNRVASSKVPRGRRLAGDHVVYDVDVRLPGEVQPQLEVAPITKYGSDPNLVLGRQIAVNKSYICYGLKQGNIRVLNIHTAVRSLLKGHNQRVTDLAFFAEDVHLLASVGTDGRVFVWKISEGPDDEDKPQITANIVIAIQMVGEEKVENPRICWHCHKQEILIIGMGRHVLRIDTTKVGNGEAFVTEDTLRCPLDKLIDGVQLVGTHDGEVTDLSMCQWMRNRLVSASHDGTIKIWEDRKTQPLAVMRPHDGHPVFSATFFTAPHRPDHIVLITGGPQNREVKLWVSASEEGWLLPSDAESWKCTQTLELRSSAQPSVKDSFFNQVAALSHAGLLLLANAQRNAIYAVHLEYGSNPESTRMDYIAEFTVTMPILSFTGTSDILPHGEHIVQVYCVQTQAIQQYALDLAQCLPPPFENVGLEKPDSSVSRDADGFSTVDSSGVRASEMSSASSASKTMSQGGSTESALAGRYPLSSGYIEGPTSAPSSSDADIVCVPSPPLPLSPRLSRKLSDFRSSQSNLGDHVGDQSINDYSVDRQMPTIHRNLSDAPLMNNDLKNDEKVKQDDISSVLNPSVMFKQPTHLVTPSEIIKAGSPPETNIIDRNSEGDTKIPDVVDLGNAEVEVKVVGEATPDQSDEYNHQGSQQNLLSDVKEKYFCSQASDLGIEMTRECCAISGGTYITGEPGQVDLSLGESLSQTSNAGEDGLQDSTKDVHEKISNSSASMTVPPSPAPNTKGKRQKGKNSQASSPSSPSPSACNSVDLSNEVGGSSNLPSAENAFHQILAMQESINQLLTMQKEMQKQMTMMVTVPVTKEGRRLEAALGRTMEKAVKANMDALWARIQEENAKNEKLLRDRIQHVTGLISNFMNKDLPAILEKILKKEIASVGPAAVRAMTPTIEKIISSAIVDSFQRGVGDKAVNQLDKSVNAKLEATVARQIQAQFQTTGKQVLQDALKSSFEISVVPAFEKSCKAMFDQVDSTFQKGMVEHSTSVQQRLESGHTSLAMTLRESINSASSVTQTLSREVLEGQRKLMAYATAGANSGTLNPLPIQLNNGPLLREKVEVPLDPKQELARLIAERKFEEAFTGALQRSDVSIVSWLCSQVDLHGLLSMVPLPLTQGVVLSLLQQLACDINNDTSRKIAWMTDVAAAINPSDPMIAMHVRPIFEQVYQILNHQRSLPTMTGPDLSSIRLLLHVIHSMLMTCK